One genomic segment of Desulforamulus reducens MI-1 includes these proteins:
- a CDS encoding ABC transporter permease, which produces MSRILSILYKEFLQMKRDRLTIGLIFMLPLVQLLLFGYAIQTEVKHIPTVVFDQSLSPESRELLDSFKVSGYFEVTEMAGSYTEVTDMIDKGTVKVGVIFPPDFAGNVRRGDTAQVQVLVDATDSMVSNSAIATANAIGLIKSQNVIIEKVGHYQPPYDVRVRPWYNPDGITAYYMVPAILGIIVTMTMVMMTSMGIVRERERGTLEQLIVTPIKSYELMIGKVIPYVALGYLQITVALLVGVIIFDVPIRGSLLQLYLLTLFFITASLGIGVLISNIAKSQMQAMQMSFFVLLPSILLSGFMFPRDAMPVVIKYISNLIPLTYYLTIIRGIVLKGIGFSYLVPQVIALFTFTVVLMTISILKFKKKIV; this is translated from the coding sequence ATGAGTAGAATTTTATCCATCTTATATAAGGAATTTTTACAAATGAAAAGAGATCGCTTAACCATTGGGTTAATTTTCATGCTTCCCCTGGTGCAGCTGCTGCTTTTTGGCTATGCTATCCAAACTGAAGTAAAACATATACCCACAGTGGTTTTTGATCAATCCTTATCTCCGGAGAGTCGTGAACTGCTGGATTCCTTCAAGGTATCAGGTTACTTTGAGGTTACAGAGATGGCGGGAAGCTATACAGAAGTTACCGACATGATCGATAAAGGTACTGTTAAGGTGGGGGTGATTTTCCCGCCTGATTTTGCTGGGAATGTGAGAAGGGGAGATACCGCCCAGGTCCAAGTACTAGTAGATGCCACAGATAGTATGGTTTCTAATTCTGCCATCGCCACTGCTAATGCCATTGGACTAATTAAATCCCAGAATGTTATTATTGAAAAGGTTGGTCATTATCAACCTCCCTACGATGTGCGAGTTCGGCCTTGGTATAATCCAGATGGAATTACGGCCTATTACATGGTACCGGCTATTTTGGGAATCATTGTAACAATGACAATGGTAATGATGACATCAATGGGGATTGTTCGTGAGCGGGAGCGGGGAACTCTGGAGCAGCTTATTGTTACCCCCATTAAATCCTATGAATTAATGATTGGAAAGGTTATTCCATACGTTGCCCTGGGTTATCTGCAAATTACGGTAGCATTGCTGGTGGGAGTGATTATCTTTGATGTTCCCATCCGGGGCAGCTTACTGCAACTGTATCTTTTAACACTGTTCTTTATTACTGCGTCCTTGGGTATTGGTGTACTGATATCTAACATCGCCAAGTCACAAATGCAAGCCATGCAAATGTCATTTTTCGTTCTATTGCCTAGTATTTTGCTATCGGGATTTATGTTTCCAAGGGATGCTATGCCTGTTGTGATAAAATATATAAGTAACCTGATCCCTCTAACTTATTATTTAACCATTATTCGGGGGATTGTCCTGAAGGGGATAGGATTTTCTTATCTGGTACCCCAAGTCATAGCATTGTTTACTTTCACAGTAGTATTGATGACTATTAGTATCTTAAAGTTTAAGAAGAAGATTGTCTAA